One genomic window of Halorubrum hochsteinianum includes the following:
- a CDS encoding MOSC domain-containing protein, giving the protein MTRVAELVAYPLKSCDGVAVDRAAIGPEGALRGDRSYALVEAGVDPETASVGGGGGYVNGKSEPAVHGLRAEYDLARPTDATPTAVTLSRPETDRAPADERTFALPDEGDALADWVGEYLGYDVDLVRDPAGGFPDDRAAHGPTVVSRATLETVASWFDAVADATEMRRRLRPNVVLDDCPAFFEDRLFADHGEGVRVAVGDTELVGVNPCQRCAVPSRDPDTGVAIEGFRETFIRRRRETLPEWTESDRFDHDFRLMVNTVVEERSWGDALAVGDEVSIEGVVAVDENETPVAGSEQTAE; this is encoded by the coding sequence ATGACACGCGTCGCCGAACTCGTCGCCTACCCGCTGAAGTCCTGTGACGGCGTCGCCGTCGACCGCGCCGCGATCGGTCCCGAGGGCGCGCTCCGCGGCGACCGCTCGTACGCCCTCGTCGAGGCCGGCGTCGACCCCGAGACGGCCTCCGTGGGCGGTGGCGGCGGCTACGTGAACGGGAAGAGCGAACCGGCCGTCCACGGGCTCCGCGCCGAGTACGACCTCGCGAGACCGACGGACGCCACGCCGACGGCGGTGACGCTCTCGCGGCCGGAGACGGACCGCGCCCCCGCGGACGAGCGGACCTTCGCGCTCCCCGACGAGGGCGACGCGCTCGCCGACTGGGTGGGCGAGTACCTCGGGTACGACGTTGATCTCGTCCGCGACCCCGCGGGCGGGTTCCCCGACGACCGCGCCGCGCACGGCCCGACGGTCGTCTCGCGGGCGACGCTGGAGACCGTCGCGTCGTGGTTCGACGCGGTCGCGGACGCGACGGAGATGCGGCGGCGACTCCGCCCGAACGTCGTGTTGGACGACTGCCCGGCGTTCTTCGAGGACCGGCTGTTCGCCGACCACGGCGAGGGGGTCCGCGTCGCGGTCGGCGACACCGAACTGGTCGGCGTCAACCCGTGTCAGCGCTGCGCCGTCCCCTCCCGCGACCCGGACACGGGCGTCGCAATCGAGGGGTTCCGCGAGACGTTCATCCGCCGCCGCCGCGAGACGCTCCCGGAGTGGACCGAGAGCGACCGCTTCGACCACGACTTCCGGCTGATGGTCAACACCGTCGTCGAGGAGCGCTCGTGGGGCGACGCCCTCGCCGTCGGCGACGAGGTCTCTATCGAGGGCGTCGTCGCCGTCGACGAGAACGAGACGCCCGTGGCGGGCAGCGAACAGACCGCAGAGTAG
- a CDS encoding CopG family ribbon-helix-helix protein, translating into MRTSFNIPDEVVAEFDRVWREEGIENRSRAVREAMSEYIESHSRLESTTGEVVALVGFDYRHHDVIRELHGVQHAYQDVILNTSHTHQGEWCLESLFCRGDAERVRELIYRLRDFDGVRRVKVMMIRDGDE; encoded by the coding sequence GTGCGAACGAGCTTCAACATCCCGGACGAGGTGGTCGCGGAGTTCGACCGGGTGTGGCGCGAGGAGGGGATCGAGAATCGGTCGCGGGCGGTCCGGGAGGCGATGTCGGAGTACATCGAGTCGCACTCCCGGCTCGAATCGACGACCGGCGAGGTCGTCGCGCTCGTCGGGTTCGACTACCGCCACCACGACGTCATCCGGGAGCTCCACGGCGTCCAACACGCGTATCAGGACGTGATCCTCAACACGAGCCACACCCACCAGGGCGAGTGGTGTCTCGAATCGCTGTTCTGCCGGGGAGACGCCGAACGCGTCCGCGAACTGATCTACCGGCTCCGCGACTTCGACGGCGTCCGGCGGGTGAAGGTGATGATGATCCGGGACGGCGACGAGTAG
- a CDS encoding chorismate mutase — translation MSETPNPEEMSLEELRREIEDIDREIVELIARRTYVADTVAAVKDERDLPTTDEGQEERVMERAGENAEQFDVDANLVKAIFRLLIELNKVEQRESR, via the coding sequence ATGAGCGAGACACCAAACCCCGAGGAGATGAGCCTAGAGGAACTGCGCCGCGAGATCGAGGACATCGACCGCGAGATCGTAGAACTGATCGCCCGCCGGACCTACGTCGCCGACACGGTCGCGGCCGTGAAAGACGAGCGCGACCTGCCGACCACCGACGAGGGGCAAGAGGAACGCGTGATGGAGCGCGCGGGCGAGAACGCCGAGCAGTTCGACGTAGACGCGAACCTCGTGAAGGCGATCTTCCGGCTGCTGATCGAATTGAACAAAGTGGAGCAGCGGGAGAGCCGGTAG
- a CDS encoding shikimate kinase — translation MEGRAAALGAGTVLNALATGTGAAFGIDVETRATVELDPAAERVEGAIAEDADADTDLIERCVALATERWGDGEGGTVRTDSDVPLAAGLKSSSAAANATVLATCDALGLAVGDDPDDPAVDVTRLEGCRLGVRAAREAGVTVTGAFDDATASMLGGVTVTDNDADELRVREPVDWDALVWTPPERAYSADADVARCEAVAPMADLVADLALDGRYGEAMTVNGLAFSAALGFDADPAVEAMPHATAVSLSGTGPSVVAVADPDDPDTDLDAVADAWRNRPGTLRRTTTRNDGAAVE, via the coding sequence ATGGAGGGACGGGCGGCGGCGCTCGGTGCCGGGACCGTGTTGAACGCGCTCGCGACCGGCACGGGCGCGGCGTTCGGGATCGACGTCGAGACGCGCGCGACCGTCGAACTCGACCCCGCGGCCGAGCGCGTCGAGGGAGCGATCGCCGAGGACGCCGACGCCGACACCGACCTGATCGAGCGCTGCGTCGCGCTCGCGACCGAGCGCTGGGGCGACGGCGAGGGCGGGACGGTCCGCACCGACAGCGACGTGCCCCTCGCGGCCGGCCTCAAGAGCTCCAGCGCGGCCGCCAACGCGACCGTCCTCGCGACCTGCGACGCGCTCGGGCTCGCGGTCGGCGACGACCCGGACGACCCCGCGGTCGACGTGACCCGACTGGAGGGGTGCCGGCTCGGCGTGCGCGCGGCCCGCGAGGCGGGCGTCACCGTCACCGGCGCGTTCGACGACGCGACGGCGTCGATGCTCGGCGGCGTCACCGTCACCGACAACGACGCCGACGAACTGCGCGTCCGCGAGCCCGTCGACTGGGACGCGCTGGTCTGGACCCCGCCGGAGCGGGCCTACAGCGCGGACGCCGACGTGGCGCGCTGCGAGGCGGTGGCCCCGATGGCCGACCTCGTCGCCGACCTCGCGCTCGACGGCCGGTACGGCGAGGCGATGACGGTGAACGGGCTGGCCTTCTCGGCGGCGCTCGGCTTCGACGCCGACCCCGCGGTCGAGGCGATGCCCCACGCGACGGCGGTGTCGCTGTCCGGAACGGGGCCGAGCGTCGTCGCCGTCGCGGATCCCGACGACCCCGACACCGACCTCGACGCGGTCGCCGACGCGTGGCGCAACCGCCCCGGAACGCTGCGGCGAACGACGACGAGAAACGACGGCGCGGCCGTCGAGTGA
- a CDS encoding DUF5796 family protein — protein sequence MSAPTRSDVPPTSIGVDLREEGVVVEYLDGRTTLYRGVPDSAEGSVTAGPGKETHVLVTDPTETEGVMTYVNDYKTDDEILEDSGVGRVIVEDGERDEVFPGVIVGREGQRNEVVADPEIAGGRVFVFVEDGWTEGSYEIVEGPEDGLDAHR from the coding sequence ATGTCCGCGCCAACACGCAGCGACGTGCCGCCCACGTCGATCGGGGTCGACCTCCGCGAGGAGGGCGTCGTCGTCGAGTACCTCGACGGGCGGACGACCCTCTACCGGGGCGTCCCCGATTCCGCCGAGGGGTCGGTGACCGCCGGTCCCGGCAAGGAGACCCACGTCCTCGTCACCGACCCCACGGAGACGGAGGGCGTGATGACGTACGTGAACGACTACAAGACCGACGACGAGATCCTCGAAGACTCCGGCGTCGGCCGCGTGATCGTCGAGGACGGCGAGCGCGACGAGGTGTTCCCCGGCGTGATCGTCGGCCGCGAGGGGCAGCGCAACGAGGTCGTGGCCGACCCCGAGATCGCCGGCGGGCGGGTGTTCGTCTTCGTCGAGGACGGCTGGACCGAGGGGAGCTACGAGATCGTCGAGGGACCGGAAGACGGTCTCGACGCGCACCGCTGA
- a CDS encoding DUF7508 domain-containing protein, whose product MSLAKPWRDLDRSTVGSAPDRYALYELGDADGDTVGFGTGVLRDELKEALAYGDAPKVRWELAESADHAERLLADHTD is encoded by the coding sequence ATGAGCCTCGCGAAGCCGTGGCGCGACCTCGACCGCTCGACGGTCGGGAGCGCGCCGGACCGCTACGCGCTGTACGAACTGGGCGACGCCGACGGCGACACGGTCGGGTTCGGCACGGGCGTCCTCCGCGACGAACTGAAGGAGGCGCTCGCGTACGGCGACGCCCCGAAGGTGCGCTGGGAGTTGGCGGAGTCGGCCGACCACGCCGAGCGCCTGCTCGCGGACCACACGGACTGA
- a CDS encoding MoaD/ThiS family protein: MAQTSEMADKAAETESVPGDTEATATEAETTVTVRCTGHVRTELGEYEFEYTFEGDTLRAFLDELFEDYPELQDMLIAESESDATHSGWAPTPEELPGTWSKNPVGEQTIAYARILVNGHFNENENGFDTELEEGDRVALVYPFMFCC; this comes from the coding sequence ATGGCTCAGACCAGCGAGATGGCCGACAAGGCGGCCGAAACGGAGTCGGTCCCGGGAGACACGGAGGCGACCGCGACCGAGGCGGAGACGACCGTCACCGTCCGGTGTACCGGCCACGTGCGCACGGAACTCGGGGAGTACGAGTTCGAGTACACCTTCGAGGGCGACACGCTCCGCGCGTTCCTCGACGAACTGTTCGAGGACTACCCCGAACTCCAGGACATGCTGATCGCGGAGTCCGAGTCCGACGCCACCCACAGCGGGTGGGCCCCGACGCCGGAGGAACTCCCCGGCACGTGGTCGAAGAACCCCGTCGGCGAGCAGACCATCGCGTACGCCCGCATCCTCGTCAACGGTCACTTCAACGAGAACGAGAACGGCTTCGACACCGAACTGGAGGAGGGCGACCGCGTCGCGCTCGTCTACCCGTTCATGTTCTGCTGCTAG
- a CDS encoding IS5 family transposase gives MTQISRFIGEVVPVAQRVTGDGGESAAPEGGGGFADYALVSLHCLRIYLDTSYRMTIGLLKEMPQITGEIGLSAADLPAPSTLCKAFDRISMSVCRVLLRQSAQLHDLSEHAAIDATFYDRSPASRHYCQRISYRVQKLKVTKLVDTASQAVLDVHCSTNREGSDADLAEQIARRNAGDLRSLAADKGYDKKSLREGLRDLGIRPLIKHRIFAPYDHAHNARIDDNRYNQRSMTETVNSAVKRSLGFAVRARSWFREFREIALMCMVYNIKRFVKQ, from the coding sequence ATGACACAAATCTCCCGCTTCATCGGGGAGGTTGTGCCGGTTGCTCAAAGAGTTACTGGCGATGGAGGCGAATCCGCCGCCCCGGAAGGCGGCGGCGGATTCGCCGACTACGCACTCGTTTCCCTCCACTGTCTGCGAATTTACCTCGATACATCGTACCGCATGACGATCGGCCTGCTCAAAGAGATGCCACAAATAACCGGGGAGATCGGCCTCAGCGCGGCCGATCTCCCTGCGCCGTCCACGTTGTGTAAGGCGTTCGACCGGATCAGTATGAGTGTTTGTCGAGTGCTGCTGCGCCAGTCGGCGCAGCTGCACGATCTCTCCGAACACGCCGCGATCGACGCCACATTCTACGACCGCTCACCAGCCAGCCGCCACTACTGCCAGCGAATCAGCTACCGCGTTCAAAAGCTGAAAGTCACGAAACTCGTCGATACAGCGTCGCAAGCTGTCCTTGACGTTCACTGCTCGACGAACCGAGAAGGAAGTGACGCAGATCTCGCTGAGCAGATCGCCCGCCGGAACGCGGGCGATCTGCGGTCTCTTGCGGCCGATAAGGGCTACGACAAGAAATCGCTCCGCGAAGGATTACGCGATCTTGGGATCAGACCGCTGATCAAGCACCGCATCTTCGCGCCGTACGACCACGCACACAACGCCAGAATCGACGATAATCGCTACAATCAGCGCTCTATGACCGAAACCGTGAACTCGGCTGTGAAGCGCTCGCTCGGCTTCGCCGTGCGAGCGCGGTCCTGGTTCCGTGAGTTCCGCGAGATCGCTCTGATGTGTATGGTCTACAACATCAAGCGCTTCGTCAAACAGTGA